The Elusimicrobiota bacterium sequence CCCCGACACACCGAAAAAATCCGAGGGCGGCACGCTGGCTGTGAATGTGGTGGAGATGAAGGCGGAGCGATTCGTGGACCCGATGGTGGCGGTGGGGTCCATCCAAGGCGGGTCTGAGATTCCCCTGCGTTTTGAGACCGAAGGGGTGATCGACCTCTTTGAATTTCGAGAGGGGGACAAGCTTCGCAAGGGCGACGTCATCGCCCGCTTGAATCAACGGGACACCTACCTCAAGTTAAAAAAGCGCGCCTGGAGCTGGAGCAGTACGAGAAACTTTACGCCATCGGAGGCGTCTCCCTGAACAAATTGGAGGAGGCCAAAGTTTCCGCTGACTTGGCCGCCCTGGAAAATGAAAAGACGGTTCTTCGCTCTCCCAGGGACGGTATTTTGGGCGACAAGGACGCCGAGTTGGGAGAGTACATTACCCCGAACAAAAAAATTGCCACGCTCGTCAACATCGACAGCGTTGTGGTGAAAGTCGGCGTGATCGAAAAAGAGATCGACCGGATTTTTCCAGGGCAAAAAGTGGTTTTGACCGTGGACACCTACCCCAACGTGGAGTTCACCGGGAAGGTTGAAAACCTCAATCCCATGGTGGCGCCTGGAAGCCGGACCCTGGGTATCGAGGCTCGCCTCGCCAACGAGGGGGGGCTTCTGTTGCCCGGGATGTTCGCCCGGGTGCGCATCACGATCTTTGAGCAGGACAACGCCCTCACCGTGCCGAACGACGCCGTAGAAAAAACCTCCGGAGGAAGCCGCGTGTTCGTGGTGACCAAAAACAACACCGCCGAGGCTCGGGACGTGGAGGTCAGCTACGTTTCCAGCCAGTTCTCTCTTATTTCACGCGGACTCGAGCCCGGGGACCTCGTGATCACCCAGCGCCCCCAGGACTTGAAGGCCGGCGCCGCCGTCAAAATTATCGAAAAGAGCTGAAATGCTTCCGGCCTCTCGGGCGCATCGGAAAAAGTTCCGGCGCTGGTTGGCGGGCGTTGGGGCGTTGGCGGGGGCGGCCATGGTGGGCCTTTTCTGGTGGGGCCGGCGCGACCCGCCCTCGGTTCCCCCTTCCGCCGGACCTCCTACCAACCGCGTTCACGTCCTCGAGATGAAACGCGATTTGTTCGAAGACTCTCTTGAGGTGGTCGGGACCATCGTGGCTTCCTCGGCTGTGGATCTTCAATTTGA is a genomic window containing:
- a CDS encoding efflux RND transporter periplasmic adaptor subunit; the encoded protein is MEEAKVSADLAALENEKTVLRSPRDGILGDKDAELGEYITPNKKIATLVNIDSVVVKVGVIEKEIDRIFPGQKVVLTVDTYPNVEFTGKVENLNPMVAPGSRTLGIEARLANEGGLLLPGMFARVRITIFEQDNALTVPNDAVEKTSGGSRVFVVTKNNTAEARDVEVSYVSSQFSLISRGLEPGDLVITQRPQDLKAGAAVKIIEKS